The Lolium rigidum isolate FL_2022 chromosome 2, APGP_CSIRO_Lrig_0.1, whole genome shotgun sequence genomic interval GCAGTATCATTGTATCAAGCACTATAGATACTCCATATCATATTTGTAGGTTGAGATCTCGATGCTGGAAACAAAAGGTCAAGATTGCCGTTAAGGGGTTATCATCTTTTCAAGATCACGCAGGACAAGCTACATTCAGAAAGGAAGTTGTTGCGCAGAGAAAGGAAGAACCGAGAAGAGCCACCCATACACGGAGCATATCTTCTTTAGTTCTTCCCTTTTCTTTCATCTATCTACTACTGTGGTTGGTTGGTTCATCATCTGCCACTTTCTATATACAACTGTATAAATCAGACATCTCAGGAAAAGAGATGCAAAGTTTCATCCATACCTAAAAAAGGAGCAGCAAAAataagaagagagagagagattgtttTTGAGCCGGAGAGGAAGAATGATGAAGAAGCTCTGACTACCAATGCTAAAAACTACTCCCTCTAAACTGTAGTGGTGGATCAGATGCTCTCTTCATCTTTCTTCCCATCCCCTCCTCTACGAGAAGCCAAGATCAGCAGGTCAACTCCCGGCGGCGCCCGCAGCCCCTGTGGCGATCTCTGTCCAGGGCGAGCCCAAGAAGGGCTCGTCGACGTCGAAGAGCGAGGACAGCGGCGTGGCGGCGTTGTCGCTTTCGCCGCTGAGGaagaggaggtcgtcctcgccGGCCATCTCCATGTCCTCGACGAGcagctcgtcctcgtcctcggaggaggacgacgcgCGCAGCGGCGTGGTGGGCGAGAGGCCCGCGGACGTCGAGGGGTGCGCCTCGCCCGCCGCCACGAccgacggcggcggaggccggggccgcgcggaggaggaggaggacgtggcGGGGAACTTGTGGCGGCTGGTGCCGGCGAGCGAGTTGCGGTGCGTGGGGGCCGCGTGGTTGTGGTCGCCCGTGAAGGTGAGGATGAAGGTGTTGGGGTCGGCGCGGCTGCGCTCCAGCTGCTTCCGCGCCGGGCAGCCCTTGGCGGTGCTGCACCGGTAGTACCCCCTGTTcggagaagaaaagaaaacagagcgGAGCAGAGTGAGGTTTTGCTTGTGGAAGCTGCAGGGCAGAGGAACAGCGACGGGAGGTTTGGCAGGAAGGAGCAAAAATGGTACCTTGGGTAGGGGGAGCCCTTGATGGGTTTCTGGCCGTACTTGCGCCACGCCCAGACGTCGGAGGAGACGCCGTCCGCCGCGACGTGGCACACCACCTTCTTCTGCTGGTTCTTCCTGCGCGCGCGCGATGGAATCTCAGGACGTGTTTACGGAAGGTGAAATGATTGCCATTTCGGTGCAGGAATTAAGGCGAGGTATGTGTGCTGTACCTTCTCTTGGatctcggcacgccgccggaaccctGCCGCCCGCTAGGCTGCGGCCTCggcgccgcagcagcagcagctgtctGGAGCGGCACTTCCGCCGGTGCCATCATcgcctgctgctgttgctgctttggcggtggcggcggaggaggagacaCGGGCAGCTGCTGCGGCGGAAGAGGCAGAGGCAGCTGCTGCGGAGAAGGTGGGGCGCAGAAGGCCTTGAGCAGCTCGTCGGCGTCCTGTCCGAACCCGGCGCCGAGGTCCGGAAAGCACCAGCCGGCGTCGACCGGCTGCTCTTTtacaggcggcggcggcaggaacgTGGCGAAGGGGTCGTGCCGCCGCGGCGTCGGCGGGGACATGGCGCGGCGGCAGCCGAAGCGCACGACGGCGTGCAGGTCCCAGTTGTTGGCACAGTGCTCCTCCTCCATTGGGGTGGACCGGCCGGAGAGCGCAGCGCAGTGGTTGGGTTGTGGAAAGGtttgcaggaggaggaggaggagataagGGGGAGGCGCTGACTTTGGGTGGTATATTGATTGTTTTGGAAGGGAGGGACGACTAGGGGCAAGAgtaaaaggagagagagagaaacggTGGGCATTGGATCCCTCCTAAAAAGGGGTGACTGCTACGGCTCTATGCGCCCAgctcttttgtttttcttcttcttgctgggatttttcttcttctttttgttctTGGGGCTTGTGGTTTTTTATAGCGCCGGCGTGGGGCAGTGTCCCCACTTGACTTTCTAGCATGTCAAATGGGAGAGAAAAGGGAGAAGGAGATGGGGTTGGGAGTCTGGAGGAGGCGCCGTGCTGCTTTGGTTGTTTGGCACATAGGGACCTGTTTAGGATTGAAGAATCTTCCTCGCCCAAATAGTACGGTATATGTCGAAATAAGATGGCCTCAATTCATGTGAAAAATGCTTGAAATACTTAGCTTTGTACATGAATTTGACACCATAACTTAACTTTGTTCCTTTCTGTACTATATTTTGTTCCTACAATTGTTGATTCCGATAAAAAAGATGTATACGCACGCATGTGATCTAAAACATGTGTATCTAAAAATAATAACTAAATTTGAGGGCCTTTAGAAATTACAACGGAAACATCACCAATGCTACAACATCACATGGTAAACACATAGGCTGGGCACTTTGAATCTATTTCACGGTGCATTTAGCATTAAGGTGAATAGGGCAAAGTCTCGTTTTCTCATCGATGTGAGCCGAGAAATTGCAGATTTTGAGCACCTTTCAATAAAGAGGTTTGAATGATCATATTGATCACAAATTGCATAAGCATGTGTTCCTTAAATTTTGGTTTCATTCATGGATGAATAGCACGACATATTCTATTTCACATCTATAAGCATAAGGAAATGATAATTAGAGGCTTTTTACACCAAATATATCATGTGCATTGTACCGTACTATAGACAAGAGTACacggaatacttggatgtattctTACAAGAaatttatgatacaaaatagggtATACAAAGAGTTCTATTATGCTTGATGTGACTAAATTTATAGAGCATTACAAGTTTACAACACAAATTTCATCTAGCACTACAACTATTTATTTGAGCATATTTGGCTTCTTTCAAGCACACAGTTTATTTAGGATCGGTTACACATAGTATTTTATTCGTGTTGATGCTAACGTGCGAAAGTTGGTTCACAGCATGACACATTACATCTCCGTCCACAACGTTATATAAAGTATGTATTACAAAACATATGTCATTACAAAGTTTAAATGTTTTCTACTATCTAATAATATATTTTTTGTGTTTATAATTTACATTATGTTGGCCAAATTGACGATCTAGGGATGTGCGCAGCTCCTATAAACCGGAAGTTTTTTAAGTGTCACTCTCGTTTTCCTTTGGGAAAATATTTTTAGTTTTGTTGTCGAATTCCTAGTTTTCTACTGATGTTATATTTTATTCATGTGATACTATTTAATATTGCTAACTATTTGTAAGACTGCTTTTTGCTAACTTCAAACATAGTTGGCGAGTTATAATATTATAAAACTTGATTTTGTCATTTACACTGTTGTTTTTTGTAAGGTTGTGTGTGTTATATGTGAGGTTGGTTTTTTTCGGAATGTGCACACCCTTCAAAAAGTTCCTGGCTCGGCTACTGATTATAAGGAAACTAGTAGTACTCCAATAATATCATGTGTACTAAATCTTACTCTAAACAAGAGTACATATAATACTTAGATTTATTCGTACGAGTAATGATTTATGAATTACAATATAGGGTGTGTGCTATACGAAGTGTTTTATTACACCTTATGtgattaagagcatctctaacagagcccgtaaaaagcCGAATTGAAAAGCGGGAGTTCGGTTCACCGATCTCGTGTTTATGGGTCGAGAAAGTGGTGGTGCAGAACAAAACCTttaaaccaaaactgtaaaacagaatactctgttttacagttttggtttacgggcttTGTTCCGCGACAGCAGCTTCTGAACCCGTAAAGATAGTTTTGTACCTCAATTGCCACTTGGAGATGTGTTGAACCACATCAAAGCAATGTCTCATCGTGAAGCTCTTGCCCTTGTTGCCGGCCATGTCTCTATGCCTAGCATCGGCAATGCGGTCCTATATTTGCAAAATAAAGATGAAATCATGTAGGTGTGGTCACCAAACCAAACACAAATTGCACAAACATCAAATTCACTCACATCTCGGGGCCTTGGGCATTCAAGCATAGCAGTTTCATACTAATCTTGCACTATTGTGGCAATGTTTCATGGCGCCCCCTTCAGATATACAAATAATTTTTAACTAGTAATATTTGTGCTAGCTATAGCTAAATGCAAAGCCTAAGAGGTAAAAGAAGTTTTTTGTTAAACAAAAGAGGAAAAACAAGTTAAGCTTGGTACAACACCGATTTGATCCTAGATTTGCCACTGAAAAAGAAACACGGGAGTTTGTGCATACAGACAATGAAATAAGTTACTATGGCAGCCCCGAAGGTGAACGTAAAATGCATTGCGAAATCTTGAAATAAACATATATACTCGATGAATTCACATCATCAAATCAAGACATGGTAGTAGAACCTAAATGGGAGGTCAACAGGAAGGAAGCGTTAAACCTCAAACTTACAATCAGGGGGCCCATATGTGTCCACTAATTTCAAACCTCCGTGTTGTTTATAGTTTCTCCAATTTTATAACAACGCACGTCGTCAATCCATGTACTTGGACCAAAAAAGATAATGTGCAGTGCTGTATATGAAAAGGTTGTGGCGTAGTGTAGTACAGCTCGTGCATGAATATTTACGGTTTGAATATAAGATCAACACCGGCACACGGGCTTCACCCGGCCAAGTTTTCCACACGTCGTGATCCATATGGTTCCGTACGAAGGGAGAACATGACTGCGAAGGAAGTCAAATCGCCACGTCTCGTTCGCGCGTGTCTTTCTCGAGCAACCTACCGGACCGCAGTCGGCCGAGAACTGGGCGCGGATCGTAAAGAAAGCGGGGACGGCTGAAAAATACAGCGAGAAGCCGGAAGGGTGGGCGTTGACCTTTTTAGCACGTACACGTGGTATCCGTACGGTGGGTCCGCCAGATCAGTGACCGGCCGACGACCTTGGGTAGGTTGAGTACGGGACGGGGCGATGACCTCGGGGTAGGGCAAAGGGAGAAGTCGGATCCCTTGACCGATTCTTCGCGCTGCGTACACATGGGGGGGACTGACAGCAGCCGCCGCGGGGGGCCCACCCGTTTCACATGCGTGGCCTGGTCCCTGGAGAAGGGTGCCACCACCGAAATCCTGCTGACGCGTGGGTCCAGGGACCTGGCGTCAGCCTGACGTTCGGTGTACGGTGTACCCGGGCAGCCCGACCTGCACCGCGTTTCTTTCGTCTGGGAGCAAAACAGCGTTGCTATTCGCTTTTTTAAATTGTTTTTACATATATAGTACATGATTTTAAAACTTTTCTAATCTAGGACTACCTCGGCCGACAAGACGCCGATTGGCAGTCTGATGGCCAACCAGCCGTGAGGCCTGCCAGCCGTCAAAGAGTATGCATGAAAACAGGGACAAAGCAAGGAAATTTTGGCattggggtcatctattttttaTCCCCTTTTTACTAGGGTCATGTTCTATAAATTAATATAATTAAACACTAATTGGTGAATGTTTTGCTAATATCTATTGGGGTCACCTGCCAACATTACTCATAACGGAGCACCGTCGCAACGTGAAACAATACCATATGCATCAAAGCAGCATCCTGGTCGACAACCAGTCTGCCGATCGGCATCTGGCCGGCCGATCGGCGACCCTTCGGCTGACGGGGtccaagttttgaattgtttttaAAAATGCATATTATTTGTAGAAATAATGAAAAATCATATTATATTAAAAAAATCGCCACCTTATGCATGTACGCTATAGCTAGGCATGGGCAGCCCATCCCCGGCCCGACCTCGCCTGAAAATCCAGGTCCAGATTGAGACGGGTTTAATGTTGGGGCGGGCTAGGGTTTGATTTTGAGTCCGACCGTCAAACCGAGCTAGATCCGGGATTACATATTACACGATTTGGACAGGGATCACCGGGCCATTCGTGTTGGGCCAGGCTCGGGCCTAATTTCTATCACTGAACTTTTCTAT includes:
- the LOC124687031 gene encoding WRKY transcription factor 22-like; translation: MEEEHCANNWDLHAVVRFGCRRAMSPPTPRRHDPFATFLPPPPVKEQPVDAGWCFPDLGAGFGQDADELLKAFCAPPSPQQLPLPLPPQQLPVSPPPPPPPKQQQQQAMMAPAEVPLQTAAAAAAPRPQPSGRQGSGGVPRSKRRKNQQKKVVCHVAADGVSSDVWAWRKYGQKPIKGSPYPRGYYRCSTAKGCPARKQLERSRADPNTFILTFTGDHNHAAPTHRNSLAGTSRHKFPATSSSSSARPRPPPPSVVAAGEAHPSTSAGLSPTTPLRASSSSEDEDELLVEDMEMAGEDDLLFLSGESDNAATPLSSLFDVDEPFLGSPWTEIATGAAGAAGS